The Mobula birostris isolate sMobBir1 chromosome 1, sMobBir1.hap1, whole genome shotgun sequence genome contains a region encoding:
- the cbln2b gene encoding cerebellin-2b: MDLLLIRPGSGSMLALSLLLACTGMVLGQNDTEPIVLEGKCLVVCDSNPSSDGAVTSSLGISVRSGSAKVAFSAVRSTNHEPSEMSNRTMTIYFDHVLVNIGNHFDMRSSTFVAPRKGIYSFSFHVVKVYNRQTIQVSLMQNGWAVISAFAGDQDVTREAASNGVLLNMEREDKVYLKLERGNLMGGWKYSTFSGFLVFPL; this comes from the exons ATGGATCTACTGTTAATCCGCCCGGGATCTGGTAGCATGCTAGCGCTGAGCTTGCTGCTCGCTTGCACTGGCATGGTGTTGGGACAGAACGATACGGAACCCATCGTCTTGGAAGGGAAATGCCTGGTGGTGTGCGACTCGAACCCATCCTCGGACGGGGCCGTCACCTCTTCGCTGGGAATCTCGGTGCGGTCGGGCAGCGCCAAGGTGGCGTTCTCAGCCGTGCGCAGCACCAACCACGAGCCCTCGGAGATGAGCAACAGGACCATGACCATTTACTTCGACCAC GTGCTAGTTAATATCGGGAACCATTTCGATATGAGGAGCAGTACTTTCGTGGCGCCGAGGAAAGGGATTTACAGTTTCAGCTTTCACGTGGTGAAGGTGTACAACCGACAGACGATCCAG GTAAGCCTGATGCAGAATGGCTGGGCTGTGATCTCTGCATTTGCCGGGGATCAGGATGTGACACGAGAGGCTGCCAGCAACGGAGTGCTCTTGAATATGGAAAGAGAGGACAAAGTCTACTTAAAACTTGAAAGAGGCAACCTGATGGGCGGGTGGAAATACTCGACGTTTTCTGGCTTTTTAGTATTCCCTCTATAA